AACGCTATCTCGAGAACAGACGGGAAGCGGCCTTTAAAAGGATGGAGGCAAGACGCCGGTTCCGGGAAAGTTTCCATCAGTGGAAATCCTTGCTGAAAACCTGCAGCTAACCCTAAACAGGACGAGCATGAGAACTCACCATTCGGAACGTCACCGCACTCAGCGCGTGGGATGGCTGCGCGCGGCGGTTCTCGGGGCCAATGATGGCATTGTGTCGACCGCAAGCCTGATCGCGGGAGTGGCGTCGGCCCATGCCGCGCGCGGGGATGTCCTGATCTCCGGCATTGCCGGCCTTGTCGCCGGGGCCATGTCCATGGCGGCCGGAGAATATGTGTCCGTGAGTTCACAGGCCGACACGGAAAAGGCCGACTTGACCCGCGAAAAGCGGGAGCTGGAAACGGACGCGGAGTACGAGAAAAAAGAACTCGCGGGCATCTACGAAGAGCGCGGCCTTACTCCGGAATTGGCGGGGCAGGTGGCGGAGCAGTTAATGCAGCACGACGCGCTCGGCGCCCACGCGCGCGACGAGCTGGGGATCACCGAGGGATTTGCCGCGCGTCCGGTCCAGGCCGCGTTTTCCTCCGCCGGGGCTTTTTCTTTCGGCGCGGCCCTTCCGATTCTGGTGGCTTTGGGAGCTCCTGAGTCCAGGATTGTTCCCGCGGTTACCGGGACGGCGCTTGTGTGTCTTGCCTTGATGGGCGCGCTGGCGGCGCGGGCAGGCGGGGCCCCGGTCTGGAAAAGCGTAACGCGCGTCGTTTTTTGGGGCGCCCTGGCCATGGGACTGACAGCGGCCGTCGGAGCGTTCTTCGGAACCGTCGGGGCTTAGAACTGCCGAATTAC
This window of the Verrucomicrobiia bacterium genome carries:
- a CDS encoding VIT family protein — translated: MRTHHSERHRTQRVGWLRAAVLGANDGIVSTASLIAGVASAHAARGDVLISGIAGLVAGAMSMAAGEYVSVSSQADTEKADLTREKRELETDAEYEKKELAGIYEERGLTPELAGQVAEQLMQHDALGAHARDELGITEGFAARPVQAAFSSAGAFSFGAALPILVALGAPESRIVPAVTGTALVCLALMGALAARAGGAPVWKSVTRVVFWGALAMGLTAAVGAFFGTVGA